A stretch of Cicer arietinum cultivar CDC Frontier isolate Library 1 chromosome 5, Cicar.CDCFrontier_v2.0, whole genome shotgun sequence DNA encodes these proteins:
- the LOC101502032 gene encoding TITAN-like protein isoform X3, protein MGEQSESESRSAKPKIGTREKKKIEFEFCKVCNINHDQGLRHKYFPKHKKSLSTFLSRFQNKCSDVRFFLNTPTPLSSQLSSHNRFWCVFCDQDIDELSSSFSRSANAIRHLASIEHMKNLKHFFWKYGGSTDQLDAFTVSDNDVAKWEKRCMALKKEADLQSEGSHGAVSGPSSDIHNQLKNGNSDSFENIYSHSVKSYPSNVVLPLHCYTNEYQVSSSEHSGVGNTGLLDIDNSSLPSEACSSANSLALQDFAVERGSHSLPCSGGLWSSGGYSCNKTVLDNGKVVRGESNQQGIQMLTRISSVSAENDGGNVHSGAPPPWFESTEGVQIHPKSVLGDLISHSKKSGNYKKLNPKRIGAAWAEKRKIEMEMEKRGEIVRNKCDVNWLPNFGRVWQSGSRRESRKEFEKEKQELFSVETQSEMPIMIQPYVSKRMRMDSSGDYASG, encoded by the exons ATGGGGGAGCAATCTGAGAGTGAGAGCAGGAGTGCCAAGCCTAAAATAGGCACAagggagaagaagaaaattgagtttgagTTCTGCAAGGTTTGCAATATAAATCACGACCAAGGTCTCCGCCACAAATACTTCCCTAAGCACAAAAAATCCCTTTCTACCTTCCTCTCTCGCTTCCAAAACAAATGCTCTGATGTACGCTTCTTCCTCAACACGCCTACCCCTCTCAGTTCTCAACTTTCTTCTCATAATCGCTTCTGGTGTGTTTTCTGTGACCAAGATATCGACGAGCTCTCCAGTTCATTTTCCCG CAGTGCAAATGCGATTCGTCACCTAGCAAGTATTGAACATATGAAGAATTTGAAGCACTTCTTCTGGAAATATGGTGGCTCCACGGATCAGCTGGATGCATTTACAGTTTCTGATAACGACGTTGCAAAG TGGGAAAAGAGGTGCATGGCCCTAAAAAAAGAAGCTGACTTGCAAAGTGAGGGAAGTCATGGAGCAGTTTCTGGACCTTCAAGTGATATCCATAATCAATTGAAAAATGGAAATAGTgatagttttgaaaatatttattcccATTCTGTGAAATCATATCCTTCAAATGTTGTTTTGCCTTTACATTGCTACACGAATGAGTATCAGGTATCCTCTTCAGAACACTCTGGAGTTGGAAATACTGGCCTATTAGATATTGATAACTCTTCTTTACCTTCGGAAGCGTGCTCTAGTGCAAATTCTCTTGCTTTGCAGGATTTTGCTG TGGAAAGAGGAAGCCATTCTCTCCCTTGTAGTGGTGGACTATGGTCAAGTGGTGGTTACTCCTGTAATAAAACA GTTCTTGATAATGGTAAAGTGGTCAGGGGAGAGAGCAATCAGCAAG GTATACAGATGCTCACCCGAATCTCTTCTGTGTCTGCTGAAAATGATGGTGGAAATGTTCATTCTGGAGCACCTCCACCTTGGTTTGAATCAACCGAGGGAGTTCAGATACATCCTAAGTCTGTTTTAGGAGACCTTATCTCCCATTCAAAAAAGTCAGGGAATTACAAAAAGCTGAATCCTAAACGCATTGGAGCTGCTTGGGCAGAAAAGAGAAAGATTGAAATGGAGATGGAAAAGAGGGGGGAGATTGTGAGGAACAAATGTGATGTCAACTGGCTTCCTAATTTTGGTAGAGTCTGGCAATCTGGTAGCAGAAGAGAATCCAGAAAAGAATTTGAAAAGGAGAAACAAGAGTTGTTCAGTGTTGAAACTCAATCTGAGATGCCAATCATGATACAACCTTATGTTAGCAAAAGAATG CGGATGGATAGTAGTGGTGATTATGCAAGTGGGTGA
- the LOC101502032 gene encoding TITAN-like protein isoform X2: MGEQSESESRSAKPKIGTREKKKIEFEFCKVCNINHDQGLRHKYFPKHKKSLSTFLSRFQNKCSDVRFFLNTPTPLSSQLSSHNRFWCVFCDQDIDELSSSFSRANAIRHLASIEHMKNLKHFFWKYGGSTDQLDAFTVSDNDVAKWEKRCMALKKEADLQSEGSHGAVSGPSSDIHNQLKNGNSDSFENIYSHSVKSYPSNVVLPLHCYTNEYQVSSSEHSGVGNTGLLDIDNSSLPSEACSSANSLALQDFAVERGSHSLPCSGGLWSSGGYSCNKTQVLDNGKVVRGESNQQGIQMLTRISSVSAENDGGNVHSGAPPPWFESTEGVQIHPKSVLGDLISHSKKSGNYKKLNPKRIGAAWAEKRKIEMEMEKRGEIVRNKCDVNWLPNFGRVWQSGSRRESRKEFEKEKQELFSVETQSEMPIMIQPYVSKRMRMDSSGDYASG, encoded by the exons ATGGGGGAGCAATCTGAGAGTGAGAGCAGGAGTGCCAAGCCTAAAATAGGCACAagggagaagaagaaaattgagtttgagTTCTGCAAGGTTTGCAATATAAATCACGACCAAGGTCTCCGCCACAAATACTTCCCTAAGCACAAAAAATCCCTTTCTACCTTCCTCTCTCGCTTCCAAAACAAATGCTCTGATGTACGCTTCTTCCTCAACACGCCTACCCCTCTCAGTTCTCAACTTTCTTCTCATAATCGCTTCTGGTGTGTTTTCTGTGACCAAGATATCGACGAGCTCTCCAGTTCATTTTCCCG TGCAAATGCGATTCGTCACCTAGCAAGTATTGAACATATGAAGAATTTGAAGCACTTCTTCTGGAAATATGGTGGCTCCACGGATCAGCTGGATGCATTTACAGTTTCTGATAACGACGTTGCAAAG TGGGAAAAGAGGTGCATGGCCCTAAAAAAAGAAGCTGACTTGCAAAGTGAGGGAAGTCATGGAGCAGTTTCTGGACCTTCAAGTGATATCCATAATCAATTGAAAAATGGAAATAGTgatagttttgaaaatatttattcccATTCTGTGAAATCATATCCTTCAAATGTTGTTTTGCCTTTACATTGCTACACGAATGAGTATCAGGTATCCTCTTCAGAACACTCTGGAGTTGGAAATACTGGCCTATTAGATATTGATAACTCTTCTTTACCTTCGGAAGCGTGCTCTAGTGCAAATTCTCTTGCTTTGCAGGATTTTGCTG TGGAAAGAGGAAGCCATTCTCTCCCTTGTAGTGGTGGACTATGGTCAAGTGGTGGTTACTCCTGTAATAAAACA CAGGTTCTTGATAATGGTAAAGTGGTCAGGGGAGAGAGCAATCAGCAAG GTATACAGATGCTCACCCGAATCTCTTCTGTGTCTGCTGAAAATGATGGTGGAAATGTTCATTCTGGAGCACCTCCACCTTGGTTTGAATCAACCGAGGGAGTTCAGATACATCCTAAGTCTGTTTTAGGAGACCTTATCTCCCATTCAAAAAAGTCAGGGAATTACAAAAAGCTGAATCCTAAACGCATTGGAGCTGCTTGGGCAGAAAAGAGAAAGATTGAAATGGAGATGGAAAAGAGGGGGGAGATTGTGAGGAACAAATGTGATGTCAACTGGCTTCCTAATTTTGGTAGAGTCTGGCAATCTGGTAGCAGAAGAGAATCCAGAAAAGAATTTGAAAAGGAGAAACAAGAGTTGTTCAGTGTTGAAACTCAATCTGAGATGCCAATCATGATACAACCTTATGTTAGCAAAAGAATG CGGATGGATAGTAGTGGTGATTATGCAAGTGGGTGA
- the LOC101502032 gene encoding TITAN-like protein isoform X1, translated as MGEQSESESRSAKPKIGTREKKKIEFEFCKVCNINHDQGLRHKYFPKHKKSLSTFLSRFQNKCSDVRFFLNTPTPLSSQLSSHNRFWCVFCDQDIDELSSSFSRSANAIRHLASIEHMKNLKHFFWKYGGSTDQLDAFTVSDNDVAKWEKRCMALKKEADLQSEGSHGAVSGPSSDIHNQLKNGNSDSFENIYSHSVKSYPSNVVLPLHCYTNEYQVSSSEHSGVGNTGLLDIDNSSLPSEACSSANSLALQDFAVERGSHSLPCSGGLWSSGGYSCNKTQVLDNGKVVRGESNQQGIQMLTRISSVSAENDGGNVHSGAPPPWFESTEGVQIHPKSVLGDLISHSKKSGNYKKLNPKRIGAAWAEKRKIEMEMEKRGEIVRNKCDVNWLPNFGRVWQSGSRRESRKEFEKEKQELFSVETQSEMPIMIQPYVSKRMRMDSSGDYASG; from the exons ATGGGGGAGCAATCTGAGAGTGAGAGCAGGAGTGCCAAGCCTAAAATAGGCACAagggagaagaagaaaattgagtttgagTTCTGCAAGGTTTGCAATATAAATCACGACCAAGGTCTCCGCCACAAATACTTCCCTAAGCACAAAAAATCCCTTTCTACCTTCCTCTCTCGCTTCCAAAACAAATGCTCTGATGTACGCTTCTTCCTCAACACGCCTACCCCTCTCAGTTCTCAACTTTCTTCTCATAATCGCTTCTGGTGTGTTTTCTGTGACCAAGATATCGACGAGCTCTCCAGTTCATTTTCCCG CAGTGCAAATGCGATTCGTCACCTAGCAAGTATTGAACATATGAAGAATTTGAAGCACTTCTTCTGGAAATATGGTGGCTCCACGGATCAGCTGGATGCATTTACAGTTTCTGATAACGACGTTGCAAAG TGGGAAAAGAGGTGCATGGCCCTAAAAAAAGAAGCTGACTTGCAAAGTGAGGGAAGTCATGGAGCAGTTTCTGGACCTTCAAGTGATATCCATAATCAATTGAAAAATGGAAATAGTgatagttttgaaaatatttattcccATTCTGTGAAATCATATCCTTCAAATGTTGTTTTGCCTTTACATTGCTACACGAATGAGTATCAGGTATCCTCTTCAGAACACTCTGGAGTTGGAAATACTGGCCTATTAGATATTGATAACTCTTCTTTACCTTCGGAAGCGTGCTCTAGTGCAAATTCTCTTGCTTTGCAGGATTTTGCTG TGGAAAGAGGAAGCCATTCTCTCCCTTGTAGTGGTGGACTATGGTCAAGTGGTGGTTACTCCTGTAATAAAACA CAGGTTCTTGATAATGGTAAAGTGGTCAGGGGAGAGAGCAATCAGCAAG GTATACAGATGCTCACCCGAATCTCTTCTGTGTCTGCTGAAAATGATGGTGGAAATGTTCATTCTGGAGCACCTCCACCTTGGTTTGAATCAACCGAGGGAGTTCAGATACATCCTAAGTCTGTTTTAGGAGACCTTATCTCCCATTCAAAAAAGTCAGGGAATTACAAAAAGCTGAATCCTAAACGCATTGGAGCTGCTTGGGCAGAAAAGAGAAAGATTGAAATGGAGATGGAAAAGAGGGGGGAGATTGTGAGGAACAAATGTGATGTCAACTGGCTTCCTAATTTTGGTAGAGTCTGGCAATCTGGTAGCAGAAGAGAATCCAGAAAAGAATTTGAAAAGGAGAAACAAGAGTTGTTCAGTGTTGAAACTCAATCTGAGATGCCAATCATGATACAACCTTATGTTAGCAAAAGAATG CGGATGGATAGTAGTGGTGATTATGCAAGTGGGTGA